The nucleotide window TAGCCGGGGGCCGGCGGCAGCGCGCGGCCGGGCAGCGGGCGATACGCGGCGGGCGGCGGTTCGCTCTCGCCGATATAATAGGGATTGGCAATGCAGGTGAGAAAGCGTCCCGAAGCGGTCGCCTGGCACTGCTCGTAACTCGTGAACGTGCAGTTGCTCAGGCCCGGCTGCTCGGTGCCTTGAATGCAGAAGGGATATCGTGTGCCGACCGCTTCGGCAGGCGCAGCACCGATAGCTGCCAATCCGATCGCAGTCAGCACGGCCAGAATCGCTCTACGCATTTCGAGTCTCCTTGATGGCGCATTGGCGCGTCACCGCTCCACTTCCATCGACACAAGCCGCACTTGCGCAATCTCGTCAACCCATTCCACCTCGCAATACCGCCGCAAGACAAATGTGAATTTTTTGCGGCGAGCTCTGGCGCAAAGTTTCGAAAAACGCCTGCAAGACAACATTAACTTACGTTCACACCAAGGCCGTTTGGTGTGTGCTGTTGCAGCGAGGTTACAGCAATTCGAGCGAACGATGCTATGAGCATGCCGCGGCCTTGGGGGCTGTCAAAAAAGGAACGGGAATAAGAATGAAGAAGGCTTTGCTTGTTACGGCCAGTCTGATCGCGCTCGGCGCGACTGCGCCGGCTGTTGCTGCGGATCTCGCTGCGCGTCCTTACACCAAGGCGCCCCCGATGGTTGCTGCTGTGTATGACTGGACCGGTTTCTACATCGGTGCGAACGGCGGCTGGGGTTCGAGCCGCAACTCCTGGGATTCGGTTCCACCAGCTTTTTTGGTTGGCCCCGAGGGCGCCCATGATGCGACCGGCGGCACGATCGGTGGCCAGGTCGGCTATCGCTGGCAGGCTGGCACCTTCGTGTTCGGCCTTGAAGCCCAGGGCAACTGGGCCGACTTCTCGGGCAGCAACCTGAGCCAGGTGTTTGCCAACTCTCGCAACCACACGAACGTCGATGCGTTCGGCCTGTTCACTGGCCAGGTTGGTTATGCCGTCAACAACGTCCTGCTCTACGTCAAGGGCGGTGCGGCTGTGACCTCGAACGAGTATCGCATCTCCAACCTTGCAGGCGCGACCATTGGCGTCACCGGCGATGACACCCGCTGGGGCGCCACGGTCGGCGCAGGCCTCGAATACGCCTTCGCCCCGAACTGGTCGGTTGGCGTTGAGTACAATCACCTGTTCATGCAGGACCGTACCTACACCTTCACCACGCCGGGCGGCGCCTTCTTGGGCACCGACCGCATCAGTCAGGACGTCGATCTCGTCACCGCCCGCCTGAACTACAAGTTCGGCGGCCCGGCCGTCGCGAGGTACTGATCTTCGCGAACTTGCGAAACGGAGAAGCCCCGGGTCATCCCCGGGGCTTTTGCGTTGTCGTGGGACGGCCAAATCAGGATAGCTCTTGAGTACACCGTCAGTTTGATTGTGGCAGCCTTTCTGCCTAGGAATCGACCCGTTTCGGGATCATATTTGGGGGATGGAAACCTTTGACAAATGCATGTCGGTCTTGCGTCCGCTCATCGCGGAGGGCGACACCAACGGCATTGCGGCGGCAGAACGGGCGGTCAACGAATACGTGGCCGCGACGCCGTCACCGGACCAGAAAAATGCCCTCGCCACCGTCCAGCAAGCCGTCCAGGCGCACAAGGAGGAATGTTCCGGTCTGGATTTGAGTTTTGCTGATGCGGTGAACGACTACATCGAGCGACTTATGAGGCGTTTCGAATAATCCTCCAACGCCTCGGGATTCTCCAGCCAGATTGCCAAGTCGGTCATCGCGCGCAGTGGGCAGGCTGCTCCGGGCTGGGAAGCGCCAGAGTCGTTAGCTGTCCTGAGAGGGCGGCCTTTTGTTCGACCGATTCGATGGCGAGTGCTTGCAATCAATTGGGCCTGGCTCCGAAATTAACCAAGCGATCTCTTCGGAGCGCACTTTACAACCCAAGCCGCTACGCCCCCTTGACTCCTAGAACAAAAAAGGAACAATGTTCCCTATACGTTCTCAACTCGTAGGGAGTCGGATCATGTTGCGGATGTTCGTGGAAGAGGCGGCGGCGCTGGCGTCGATTACGCTGTTTGTCGGAATGATCGCGGTCTGGGCGCAGGTAATTCCGCAGCTTTGAGGCGGGTGGAAAACTTGGTCCAAGCCCACGTGCGGACGGGTTGGGGAAAAGCCGGATGACGGGCGCGGAGCCTGCGTTCCGCGTGGACTCCGCAAGGCCAAGGCATCACCATTGCGGGTGGCGAGTCGGCGCGCACCCAGCGGCCGGCGATCGCTTCCCCACCACGATGCAAGAGCCTGTTAAGCGACCATGTCCAGTGCCGGATTCGTTCATCTCCACGTTCATTCGGCCTATTCGCTACTGAAGGGCTCCATCAAGATCGCCAAACTCGGCGAACTGGCGAAAGCCGACCGCCAGCCGGCGCTGGCGCTGACCGACACCGACAACATGTTCGGCGCGCTGGAATTCTCCGACAAGATGGCCGGCTACGGCATCCAGCCGATCGTCGGCTGTGAGCTCGCCGTCGATTTCGGCGACCAGGATCCCAACGCCCGTAATGCGCTGGCCGCCACGCCGTCGCGAATCGTGCTGCTGGCGGCGCGCGAGCGCGGTTATCGCAGCCTCATGCGGCTCAACTCGCGGGCGTTCCTGGAAACGCCGGTGCATCAATCCCCGCACATCAAGCTCGAATGGCTGGAAGGCGATGCCGAGGATTTGATCGCGCTGACCGGCGGCCCCGACGGTCCGATTTCGCTGGCGCTCAACGCCGATCACACAGCGCTTGCAGCAACACGTATCGACCGGCTGGCCGGCCTGTTCGGCGACCGCCTCTATGTCGAATTGCAGCGCCACGGCATCGACAAGGAGCGCCGCGTCGAGGCCGGCCTGATCGATCTCGCCTACGCCAAGGGCCTGCCGCTGGTCGCGACCAACGAGCCTTACTTTGCATCGAATGACGATTATGAGGCTCACGACGCGCTCTTGTGCATCGCCGGCGGCAAGCTGATCGCGGAGACCGACCGCGAGCAGCTCACGCCCGACCACCGCTTCAAGACCCGCGCCGAAATGGCGGTGCTGTTTGCCGACATTCCGGAAGCGCTTGCCTCCACCGTCGAGATCGCCGAGCGCTGCTCGTTCCGGCCGAAAACGCGAAAGCCGATCCTGCCGCGCTTCACCGTCGGCGCCGGATCGGGATCCGACGCGGCAACCGAAGAAGCCGCGGAGCTGAAGCGTCAGGCCGAGGAGGGGCTCGCACGGCGCCTGCAGGTGCATGGCCTGTCGCCTGGCGCCACGGAAGAAGACTATCAGAAGCGGCTCGCCTTTGAGATCGACGTCATCAACCGCATGAACTATGCGGGCTACTTCCTGATCGTTTCCGACTTCATCAAATGGGCCAAGGCCCACGACATTCCGGTCGGTCCGGGCCGCGGCTCCGGTGCCGGCTCGCTGGTCGCCTACGCGCTCACCATCACCGACCTCGATCCCATTCGCTTCGGGTTACTGTTCGAGCGCTTCCTCAACCCCGAGCGCGTCTCGATGCCGGACTTCGACATCGACTTCTGCCAGGACCGCCGCGGCGAGGTGATCGACTACGTGCAGCAGCGCTACGGCCGCGATCAGGTGGCGCAGATCATCACCTTCGGAACGCTGCAGGCGAGGGGCGTGCTGCGCGACGTCGGCCGTGTGCTGCAGATGCCCTACGGGCAGGTCGACAAGCTCACGAAACTGGTGCCGCAAAATCCCGCCGCGCCGGTGACGTTGGCGCAGGCGATCGAGGGCGAACCCAAGCTGCAGGCGTTCCGCGATGAGGACCCGGTGGTCGCGCGCGCCTTCGACATCGCCCAGCGCCTCGAAGGACTGACGCGCCACGCCTCGACCCACGCTGCCGGCATCGTGATCGGCGATCGCCCTTTGAGCGAACTGGTGCCGCTCTATCGCGATCCCAAATCCGACATGCCGGTGACCCAGTTCAACATGAAATGGGTCGAGCCCGCCGGGCTCGTGAAGTTCGACTTCCTCGGCCTGAAGACGCTGACCGTGCTCGATGTCGCGGTGAAGCTGCTCAGGCAGCGCAACATCCATGTCGATCTGCCGACGCTGCCGATCGACGACGCGCCGAGTTACCAGATGCTGGCGCGGGGCGATGTGGTCGGCGTGTTCCAGGTGGAAAGCCAGGGCATGCGGCGCGCGCTGATCGACATGCGGCCCGACCGCTTCGAGGACATCATCGCGCTGGTGGCGCTCTATCGCCCGGGTCCGATGGCCAACATCCCGACCTATTGCGCCCGCAAGCACGGCGACGAGGAGCCGGAATATCTGCATCCGATCCTGGAGCCGATCCTGAAGGAGACGTTCGGCGTCATCATCTACCAGGAACAGGTGATGCAGATCGCGCAGGTGATGGCCGGCTATTCGCTCGGCGACGCCGACCTGTTGCGCCGCGCAATGGGCAAGAAGATCCGTGCCGAGATGGAGAAGCAGCGCGCGATCTTCGTCGCCGGCGCGGTCAAGAACGGCGTGCCGAAAGGGCAGGCGGACACGATCTTCGAGCTGCTAGCCAAGTTCGCCGACTACGGCTTCAACAAGAGCCACGCCGCGGCTTATGCGCTGGTGTCCTACCACACCGCCTACATGAAGGCGCATTACCCGGTGGAGTTCCTGGCGGCGTCGATGACGCTCGAACTCAACAACACCGACAAGCTTTCGGAATTTCGCGCCGAGGCGCAGCGGCTCGGCATCAAGGTCGAGGCGCCGAACATCAACCGCTCGGGCGCCACCTTCGAGGTCGGTGAGAAAACCATCTACTATGCGCTGGCGGCGCTGAAGGGCGTCGGCCTGCAGGCTGTCGAGCAGATCGTGGAGGAGCGCAAGAAGGGCGCCTTCACTTCGCTTGCCGACTTCGGAGCCCGCGTCAATCCGCGCGCGATCAACAAGCGCATTATCGAAAGCCTGGCCGCGGCCGGCGCATTCGATACGCTGGAGTCCAATCGCGCCCGCGTCTTTGCCGGGGCGGATGCAATTCTCGCCGCCTGTCAGCGCAGCCACGAAGCCGCAACGATCGGCCAGAACGACATGTTCGGCAATGCTGCCGACGCGCCGACCATCATGCTGCCGCAGATCGAGCCTTGGTTGCCGGCCGAAAAACTCCGCCGCGAATACGATGCCGTCGGCTTCTTCCTGTCCGGCCATCCGCTCGACGACTACGCCACCGTGTTGAAGCGGCTGCGGGTGCAGTCCTGGGCGGAATTCTCGCGTGCCGTGAAGACCGGCGCGACCGCGGGCAGGGTTGCGGCCACCGTGGTGTCGCGCATGGAGCGGCGCACCAAGACCGGCAACAAGATGGGCATCATGGGCCTGTCGGACCCGACCGGGCATTTCGAGGCGGTGCTGTTTTCCGAAGGCCTGGCGCAATACCGCGACGTGCTGGAGCCGGGGGCGGCCGTATTGCTGCAGCTCGGTGCCGAGTTGCAGGGCGAAGACGTGCGCGCGCGGGTGCTGCATGCCGAGCCGCTGGACGACGCCGCGGCCAAAACCCAAAAGGGCTTGCGGATTTTCCTTCGCGACACCAAGCCGCTGGATTCGATCGCGCGACGGCTCAACATGCCGGAAGCATCCACGCTAAACGGTTCGGCCAAGGGCCTGCCGGCGAAGCCCGCGCCGGCGCCATCGGGCGGCGCCGATGGCGACGTCTCGCTCGTCATCATGCTCGATCTGCAGACCGAGGTGGAGATGAAGCTGCCGGGCCGCTTCAAGGTCTCGCCGCAGATCGCAGGCGCGATCAAGGCAGTCGCCGGCGTGGTGGACGTTCAGACGCTATAACCAGCGCCTGGATATGGCGCACGCCAACGCGAAGCTGGCAGAGAATTCGCCTCTGCCAATCGTTGATCGTGCGCGGGAATCCTCGCGTCTGTTACGGCTGCTTAAGAGCCAAAGCTTAACCAACCTGAAAGTTTCGCCGCGCAATCATGGCCGTTATGTCGGATCAGGCATCAGCGACACGGACGCTGCAAGCCGCAAAGGCAGGGAAAGTGCAATGTGCGAAAAATGCGTCTCAAATCAGCTTCATCCGACGGCGCCCTCGCGGCGATCTGTGGTTCTCTTCGCGGCCTCGGCACTTGGGCTGATGCTCGCCGACGCAGCTAATGCCAAGGATACGAAGACTCCTCCCAAGCCGCAGAACGTGTTGTCGCCGGATGCCGCCCTCAAGAAACTGATGGAAGGAAATGCGCGCTATGTTAACGGCATATCGCGGCGCCACGACTTCAAGCATGAAAGGGAAGCATTGGTTGGAGGTCAGAACCCTTACGCGGCCGTTCTGAGCTGCGCGGATTCGCGCATAGCGCCCGAATATGCCTTCGATAGCGCTCGCGGTGACCTGTTCGTCTGCCGCGTGGCCGGCAATTTCGCCAATGACGAAACGGTTGCGAGCATGGAATACACCGTCGCTGTGCTCGGCACGCCGCTGATCCTCGTGCTTGGTCACGACAATTGCGGTGCGGTCGACGCGACGATCAAATCCCTGAGGGACGACAAGCCGCTACCGGGACACATTCCGTCCCTGGTGGCTGCGATTGCGCCCTCGGTGAAGGCGTCAGCACAACAGAGCGGAAATGCGCTCGACAACGCCATCCGGCAGAACGTGATCGATAACATCGCCAAGCTGAAATCGGCCGCACCGATCCTCAATGCCGCCGTCGAGCAGAACAAGCTCAAAGTGGTTGGCGGCCTCTACCGGCTTGCAACCGGCAAGGTTGAGCTGTTGAGTTGACCAGGCTGGATGGGGCGCGCGCCGCCGCGCCCAGTGTTGGGCGTGGTCACGCCAGGGAAACAGCGGCGATGATTGCCGTCATCCGTATCCGGTAACGGCCGGCAGCGATAATCCAGGACCAGGCGAATTTATTCCGCTGGACGAGCCAACCGCGAGAACGACGCTCGCGGAGCTTCAACTGGCGGATTAGACTCGACCCACAACGGCCCATGCTCATGCCAACGAACGCGCGCAGGCGATGGCCATCCGGATCGGCCGCGACGAAGGTCGTGCCGAAATTCACAGGCGGGTCTTGGCTAGCAGGGCATGCGGCCAATTTGTGTCAGCGTCATCAACATGGTGGCTACGGGCCGCCCACACACAGCTTGAGGCGAGATAGGACCAAGGTCTCTCTCGTTTGACCCAGATCAATTCGCTATGTCACGCCCGCCGGATAGGGTTGCATTCCGGGAGGAACAAGCGTGGCGCAGACCACCAAACACCATGCCGATCAGGTGCAGGCGACGGTCGCGCACGGCTCGGCCGCTACATCGACTGTGGTCGCGTCCTGGCGGCGGTCGTCCAATTTTCATCGCCTCGATCCCGCCGAATGCAATCTGCCACGCCGGTTGAGCCAGGCCGAATTCGAGCTGGCGCGCCAGCAGATCGAACCCCTGGTTCGCGCCGCGCAATCCAACCTTGACCGGCTGTTTCTTGCCGTCGGCGGCGTCGGCTGTTGCGTGCTGCTGGCCGATCGCAACGGCGTGCCGGTCGACCGCCGGGGCGCCGTGTCCGACGACGAGACGTTCCGGACGTGGGGCTTGTGGACCGGGACGGTCTGGAGCGAGGAGTGCGAGGGGACCAACGGCATCGGAACGTGTCTCGCCGAGCAGCGCGCGCTCACCGTTCATCGCGACCAGCATTTTTACGCGCGCAACACGCTTTTGAGCTGTACGTCGGCGCCGATCTACGATCACGAGGGCAGGCTGGCCGCAGCACTCGACGTGTCTTCCTGCCGTGCCGACCTCACGGAAGGGTTCGTCAACCTCATTGCGGTGGCGGTCAGCGATGCCGCCCGCCGGATCGAGATGGAGAATTTCCGGCTGGCATTTCCGAACGCCCGCTTCCTGTTTGCGCCCGACATCAACCGCGGCGGCGGCGGGCTGATCGCGGTCGATGCCGACGACCTCGTCGTGGGTGCGACGCGTTCGGCGCGGTTGGCGCTCGGCGTGACGCGGGATTTCCTGAAGAAGCCGCTGCCGGCGGCGGACCTGCTCGGCGGCGCCTCCACTCCGGCGCGCGATCTCGACCAGGCCGAGCGGGTAGCCGTGCAACGGGCGCTGGCGCGCAGCGGCGGCAACGTTTCGGCCGCCGCCGAGGCGCTCGGCATTAGCCGCGCGACCCTGCACCGGAAGCTGCGGCGCCTCGACCTCAATCGCGCCCACTAACGGATTCTCCCGTTCGACTGTCGCAGTTCTGCGACACACGCACCCGCGATCCGGTTTCGCCGGGCAGACAGTGAAGCGCGCCTTCGCCATGGTCGTTCCCGAGCGCCGCATCCAGCGACGCCATAGCGAGGAAAAGCCATGAACAAGGTCGAATTCTCACGGACTGCGAAGGCCCCGTTCGAACGGCGATACGGGAACTACATCAACGGTAAATGGGCCGAGCCGCGCTCGGGTCGTTATTTCGAGAATTTCTCGCCGGTCAACGGCCGGCTGCTTTGCGAGGTCGCGCGCTCCGAAGCGCAGGACGTCGAAGACGCGCTCGACGCGGCGCACGCCGCCAAGGAAGCCTGGGGCCGCACCAGCGTCGCCGAACGTGCCCTGATCCTGAACCGCATCGCCGACCGCATGGAGGAAAACCTCGACCTGCTTGCGCTCGCCGAAACCTGGGACAACGGCAAGCCGATCCGCGAGACCACCGCGGCCGACATTCCGCTCGCCATCGACCATTTCCGCTACTTCGCCGGCGCCATCCGCGCCCAGGAAGGCAGCCTTTCCGAGATCGATCACGATACTGTTGCCTATCATTTCCACGAGCCGCTCGGCGTCGTCGGCCAGATCATTCCCTGGAACTTCCCGCTGCTGATGGCGTGCTGGAAGCTGGCGCCGGCGCTGGCTGCCGGAAACTGCGTCGTGCTGAAGCCGGCCGAACAGA belongs to Bradyrhizobium icense and includes:
- a CDS encoding DUF3551 domain-containing protein; its protein translation is MRRAILAVLTAIGLAAIGAAPAEAVGTRYPFCIQGTEQPGLSNCTFTSYEQCQATASGRFLTCIANPYYIGESEPPPAAYRPLPGRALPPAPGYGRY
- a CDS encoding outer membrane protein, with translation MKKALLVTASLIALGATAPAVAADLAARPYTKAPPMVAAVYDWTGFYIGANGGWGSSRNSWDSVPPAFLVGPEGAHDATGGTIGGQVGYRWQAGTFVFGLEAQGNWADFSGSNLSQVFANSRNHTNVDAFGLFTGQVGYAVNNVLLYVKGGAAVTSNEYRISNLAGATIGVTGDDTRWGATVGAGLEYAFAPNWSVGVEYNHLFMQDRTYTFTTPGGAFLGTDRISQDVDLVTARLNYKFGGPAVARY
- the dnaE gene encoding DNA polymerase III subunit alpha codes for the protein MSSAGFVHLHVHSAYSLLKGSIKIAKLGELAKADRQPALALTDTDNMFGALEFSDKMAGYGIQPIVGCELAVDFGDQDPNARNALAATPSRIVLLAARERGYRSLMRLNSRAFLETPVHQSPHIKLEWLEGDAEDLIALTGGPDGPISLALNADHTALAATRIDRLAGLFGDRLYVELQRHGIDKERRVEAGLIDLAYAKGLPLVATNEPYFASNDDYEAHDALLCIAGGKLIAETDREQLTPDHRFKTRAEMAVLFADIPEALASTVEIAERCSFRPKTRKPILPRFTVGAGSGSDAATEEAAELKRQAEEGLARRLQVHGLSPGATEEDYQKRLAFEIDVINRMNYAGYFLIVSDFIKWAKAHDIPVGPGRGSGAGSLVAYALTITDLDPIRFGLLFERFLNPERVSMPDFDIDFCQDRRGEVIDYVQQRYGRDQVAQIITFGTLQARGVLRDVGRVLQMPYGQVDKLTKLVPQNPAAPVTLAQAIEGEPKLQAFRDEDPVVARAFDIAQRLEGLTRHASTHAAGIVIGDRPLSELVPLYRDPKSDMPVTQFNMKWVEPAGLVKFDFLGLKTLTVLDVAVKLLRQRNIHVDLPTLPIDDAPSYQMLARGDVVGVFQVESQGMRRALIDMRPDRFEDIIALVALYRPGPMANIPTYCARKHGDEEPEYLHPILEPILKETFGVIIYQEQVMQIAQVMAGYSLGDADLLRRAMGKKIRAEMEKQRAIFVAGAVKNGVPKGQADTIFELLAKFADYGFNKSHAAAYALVSYHTAYMKAHYPVEFLAASMTLELNNTDKLSEFRAEAQRLGIKVEAPNINRSGATFEVGEKTIYYALAALKGVGLQAVEQIVEERKKGAFTSLADFGARVNPRAINKRIIESLAAAGAFDTLESNRARVFAGADAILAACQRSHEAATIGQNDMFGNAADAPTIMLPQIEPWLPAEKLRREYDAVGFFLSGHPLDDYATVLKRLRVQSWAEFSRAVKTGATAGRVAATVVSRMERRTKTGNKMGIMGLSDPTGHFEAVLFSEGLAQYRDVLEPGAAVLLQLGAELQGEDVRARVLHAEPLDDAAAKTQKGLRIFLRDTKPLDSIARRLNMPEASTLNGSAKGLPAKPAPAPSGGADGDVSLVIMLDLQTEVEMKLPGRFKVSPQIAGAIKAVAGVVDVQTL
- a CDS encoding carbonic anhydrase — translated: MCEKCVSNQLHPTAPSRRSVVLFAASALGLMLADAANAKDTKTPPKPQNVLSPDAALKKLMEGNARYVNGISRRHDFKHEREALVGGQNPYAAVLSCADSRIAPEYAFDSARGDLFVCRVAGNFANDETVASMEYTVAVLGTPLILVLGHDNCGAVDATIKSLRDDKPLPGHIPSLVAAIAPSVKASAQQSGNALDNAIRQNVIDNIAKLKSAAPILNAAVEQNKLKVVGGLYRLATGKVELLS
- a CDS encoding helix-turn-helix domain-containing protein, which translates into the protein MAQTTKHHADQVQATVAHGSAATSTVVASWRRSSNFHRLDPAECNLPRRLSQAEFELARQQIEPLVRAAQSNLDRLFLAVGGVGCCVLLADRNGVPVDRRGAVSDDETFRTWGLWTGTVWSEECEGTNGIGTCLAEQRALTVHRDQHFYARNTLLSCTSAPIYDHEGRLAAALDVSSCRADLTEGFVNLIAVAVSDAARRIEMENFRLAFPNARFLFAPDINRGGGGLIAVDADDLVVGATRSARLALGVTRDFLKKPLPAADLLGGASTPARDLDQAERVAVQRALARSGGNVSAAAEALGISRATLHRKLRRLDLNRAH